A window from Pseudomonas campi encodes these proteins:
- a CDS encoding RidA family protein, whose translation MSIQRLRTEKRYSEIVIHNGTVYLAGQLADDYSGDIREQTRQTLANIDRFLAEAGSDKAKILSVTIYLKDMADYAGMNEVYDAWVAEGAAPGRACVEAKLYDPRVLVEMMVIAAQS comes from the coding sequence ATGTCCATCCAGCGCCTGCGCACTGAAAAGCGCTACAGCGAAATCGTCATCCACAACGGCACCGTCTACCTGGCGGGGCAACTGGCTGACGACTACAGCGGCGATATCCGTGAGCAGACCCGGCAGACCCTGGCCAACATCGACCGGTTCCTCGCCGAGGCCGGCAGCGACAAGGCGAAGATTCTCTCGGTGACTATCTACCTCAAGGACATGGCCGACTATGCCGGCATGAACGAGGTCTACGACGCCTGGGTCGCCGAGGGCGCCGCCCCCGGTCGCGCCTGCGTCGAGGCCAAGCTGTACGACCCGCGCGTGCTGGTCGAGATGATGGTGATCGCCGCGCAATCCTGA
- the alr gene encoding alanine racemase, with the protein MRPARALIDLQALRNNYQLAREVTGAKALAVVKADAYGHGAVRCAQALASEVDGFAVACIEEALELREAGISQPILLLEGFFDADELALIEQHALWCVVHSSWQLEVIERTPLQRPLTVWLKLDSGMHRVGLHPAEYRDAYQRLLASGKVAKVVLMSHFARADELDCPRSAEQLDVFEWARGGLQAEVSLRNSPAILGWPSVPSDWVRPGIMLYGATPFEQAQELATRLQPVMTLESKIISVRELPAGEPVGYGARFVSERPTRVGVVAMGYADGYPRHAPTGTPVMVDGQLTRLIGRVSMDMLTVDLTDLPQAGLGSRVELWGRNALASDVAQAAGSIPYQLFCNLKRVPRLYSGS; encoded by the coding sequence ATGCGTCCCGCCCGTGCCCTGATCGATCTGCAAGCCCTGCGCAACAACTACCAATTGGCCCGCGAAGTCACTGGCGCGAAAGCCCTGGCGGTGGTCAAGGCCGATGCCTACGGGCATGGCGCGGTGCGCTGCGCCCAGGCCCTGGCGAGCGAAGTCGACGGCTTTGCCGTGGCCTGCATCGAGGAGGCGCTGGAACTGCGCGAAGCGGGTATCAGCCAACCGATCCTGCTGCTGGAAGGCTTTTTCGATGCCGACGAGCTGGCGCTGATCGAACAGCATGCACTGTGGTGCGTGGTGCATTCGAGCTGGCAACTGGAGGTCATCGAGCGTACGCCGCTGCAGCGCCCGCTGACCGTCTGGCTGAAACTGGACTCGGGCATGCACCGGGTCGGCCTGCACCCCGCCGAGTACCGCGACGCGTACCAGCGCCTGCTGGCCAGCGGCAAGGTGGCGAAGGTGGTGCTGATGAGCCACTTCGCCCGCGCCGACGAGCTGGACTGCCCGCGCAGCGCCGAGCAACTGGATGTGTTCGAGTGGGCCCGTGGCGGCCTGCAGGCGGAAGTCAGCCTGCGCAACTCGCCGGCCATTCTCGGTTGGCCCAGCGTGCCCAGTGACTGGGTGCGCCCCGGCATCATGCTGTATGGCGCCACCCCGTTCGAACAGGCCCAGGAACTGGCCACGCGTCTGCAGCCGGTGATGACCCTGGAATCCAAAATTATCAGCGTGCGCGAACTGCCGGCTGGCGAGCCGGTGGGTTATGGGGCGCGCTTCGTCAGCGAGCGGCCGACCCGCGTCGGCGTGGTCGCCATGGGCTATGCCGACGGTTACCCGCGGCATGCGCCGACCGGCACGCCGGTCATGGTCGATGGCCAGCTGACCCGCCTGATCGGTCGCGTGTCGATGGACATGCTCACCGTCGACCTCACCGATCTGCCGCAGGCTGGGCTTGGCAGCCGGGTCGAACTGTGGGGGCGCAATGCGCTGGCCAGCGATGTGGCACAGGCCGCAGGCAGCATTCCCTACCAGCTGTTCTGCAACCTGAAGCGGGTGCCGAGGCTCTATTCCGGGAGCTAG
- a CDS encoding cupin domain-containing protein — translation MDVGVRLQSIRKLKGLSQRELAKRAGVTNSTISMIEKNSVSPSISSLKKVLSGIPMSLVEFFSLDVEQDNHTQVVYRADELTDLSSGAVTMKLIGKAHPSRAITFLDETYPPGSDTGDEMLNHDGEEAGMLVEGRLELTVGAEVFVLEPGDSYYFDSTKPHRFRNPYDRPARLVSATTPANF, via the coding sequence TTGGACGTCGGTGTTCGACTGCAATCCATTCGCAAACTCAAAGGCCTTTCCCAGCGTGAACTCGCCAAGCGGGCGGGCGTCACCAACAGCACCATTTCGATGATCGAGAAGAACAGCGTGAGCCCCTCGATCAGCTCGTTGAAAAAGGTGCTCAGCGGCATTCCCATGTCGTTGGTGGAATTCTTCTCCCTCGACGTGGAGCAGGATAACCACACCCAGGTGGTGTACCGGGCCGACGAACTCACCGATCTTTCCAGCGGCGCCGTGACCATGAAGCTGATCGGCAAGGCGCATCCCAGCCGGGCCATCACCTTCCTCGACGAGACCTATCCGCCTGGCTCCGATACCGGTGACGAGATGCTCAACCATGACGGCGAAGAAGCCGGCATGCTGGTGGAAGGGCGTCTGGAGCTGACCGTGGGCGCCGAGGTATTCGTCCTCGAACCGGGCGACAGCTACTACTTCGACAGCACCAAGCCGCACCGCTTCCGCAATCCGTACGATCGCCCGGCGCGATTGGTCAGTGCGACCACTCCCGCCAACTTCTAA
- a CDS encoding c-type cytochrome — protein MNLIKKMLAAQAAVLALWAVSAQAATNDEIAERLKPVGEVCVQGEECKGVGAVASAAASTGPRSGDDVIAAHCGACHGAAAAAMGAPGIGDGGAWKTRAGAAGGLDGLLKHAISGINAMPPKGTCATCSDDELLAAIKTMSGL, from the coding sequence GTGAACCTGATCAAGAAGATGCTGGCGGCACAAGCTGCCGTATTGGCCCTGTGGGCTGTGAGCGCTCAGGCTGCGACCAATGACGAAATCGCCGAGCGCCTCAAGCCGGTTGGTGAAGTCTGCGTCCAGGGCGAAGAATGCAAAGGTGTGGGTGCCGTTGCCAGCGCAGCGGCCAGCACTGGCCCGCGCAGCGGTGATGACGTGATAGCTGCCCATTGTGGCGCCTGCCATGGTGCTGCTGCTGCCGCGATGGGCGCGCCAGGTATTGGCGATGGTGGTGCCTGGAAGACTCGCGCTGGCGCCGCCGGTGGGCTTGATGGTCTGCTCAAGCATGCCATCTCCGGCATCAACGCCATGCCGCCGAAAGGCACCTGCGCCACCTGCTCGGATGACGAGCTGCTGGCTGCAATCAAGACGATGTCCGGCCTGTAA
- a CDS encoding SEL1-like repeat protein produces MSHRMYLYNKAVVGSDDDDSLLLMEWGYELPLLLQPLFSAAPFVGANCYNSPDSDEGLYAEAKAGIQALRDFYDFIERHASSLLDDVEAFRTARQKIFQLLDNRAGHAWFHLDAWDVFNMADDERRTQAEALLGEIEQANRCIREAIACDNPLLLDNCPGVDAPWAGSFRAVLNLDNYDYGWEPLGAQLCEDEDGLEIFCENERYGLRDASGQVLIAPRYQAFFDFDWHSGLACVQHDQRFGYVDRQGREVIACEFEDAFDFIGEHALITEGGRYGLIDRQGRVTVPCQFDCSEALDYTGAYWSVQQGELWGVIDPNGRWMLPAQYQQIHAYEGYYSAKPAQGPQHLFTTRFHDLGAIGLDNIDSVSLGKGGEAYLIRRREGKQWLWRALDEQGQALLPGEYQALDYLREMQAWRVRDNRQYGLYRHQDGCWLLPCAYARIELQQGCGGADGSHYCLVQENKRWGLYRGGAQAGWTVEPRFERLTNLHDGYFNACQDGRWGILDSQGQWLREPLDQAAAERRFVQSEELALVFHAEHAWLLQKDGSCQPLAAERALQIVDRYAQFGLSEVQLACLHNSAGDLWQALDSHRRGLAALDAQDYEKARPLLLRAVELGNHDALNDLGCLLGKADQDHASALTYFQRASDAGSALAARNLGDCYRHGRGCETDLMQARHYLQLATARGHRAAHLELAILLFDQEPPVGDPDLALQHYLEAWRFGQRNESDIQLGWLYEQREDYAQAQRYYQHAIGRGNSYAHWRMGLMHLHGLGCPANPDKAREQLQLACEAGFEHAYLTLAELLLDDEHSQEEALDWLHKAVTAEVPGARELAEELLRQQKKPGLLSRLFSKQ; encoded by the coding sequence ATGTCCCATCGCATGTACCTGTACAACAAGGCCGTCGTCGGTAGCGACGATGACGACAGCCTGCTCCTGATGGAGTGGGGCTACGAACTGCCCCTGCTGTTGCAACCGTTGTTCAGCGCGGCGCCCTTCGTCGGCGCCAACTGCTACAACAGCCCGGACAGCGACGAAGGCCTGTACGCCGAGGCCAAGGCCGGCATCCAGGCCCTGCGCGACTTCTACGACTTCATCGAGCGCCACGCCAGCAGCCTGCTGGATGATGTCGAGGCCTTCCGCACGGCGCGTCAGAAGATCTTCCAGCTGCTCGACAACCGCGCCGGCCACGCATGGTTCCATCTGGACGCCTGGGACGTGTTCAACATGGCCGACGATGAGCGCCGCACACAGGCCGAAGCCCTGCTCGGCGAAATCGAGCAGGCCAACCGCTGCATCCGCGAGGCCATCGCCTGCGACAACCCACTGCTGCTGGACAACTGCCCCGGCGTCGACGCGCCCTGGGCGGGCAGCTTCCGCGCCGTGCTCAATCTGGACAACTACGACTACGGCTGGGAACCGCTCGGGGCACAGCTGTGCGAGGACGAAGACGGCCTGGAGATCTTCTGCGAGAACGAGCGCTATGGCCTGCGCGATGCCAGCGGCCAGGTGCTGATCGCGCCGCGCTACCAGGCCTTCTTCGATTTCGACTGGCACAGCGGGCTGGCCTGCGTGCAGCACGACCAGCGCTTCGGCTATGTCGACCGCCAGGGCCGCGAAGTGATCGCCTGCGAGTTCGAGGATGCCTTCGACTTCATCGGCGAGCATGCGCTGATCACCGAAGGTGGCCGCTACGGCCTGATTGATCGCCAGGGTCGGGTGACCGTGCCCTGCCAGTTCGACTGCTCTGAGGCGCTGGATTACACCGGCGCCTACTGGAGTGTGCAACAAGGCGAACTATGGGGGGTGATCGATCCCAATGGCCGCTGGATGCTGCCGGCCCAGTACCAGCAGATCCACGCCTACGAGGGCTACTACAGCGCGAAGCCGGCGCAGGGCCCGCAGCACCTGTTCACCACGCGCTTCCACGACCTTGGCGCCATCGGCCTGGACAATATCGACAGCGTCAGCCTGGGCAAGGGCGGCGAGGCCTATCTGATCCGCCGCCGCGAGGGTAAGCAGTGGCTGTGGCGCGCCCTCGACGAGCAGGGCCAGGCCCTGCTGCCCGGCGAGTACCAGGCGCTCGACTACCTCCGCGAGATGCAGGCCTGGCGGGTGCGCGACAACCGCCAGTACGGCCTCTATCGCCACCAGGACGGCTGCTGGCTGCTGCCCTGCGCCTATGCCCGGATCGAGCTGCAGCAGGGCTGTGGGGGTGCCGACGGCAGCCACTACTGCCTGGTGCAGGAGAACAAGCGCTGGGGCCTGTACCGTGGCGGCGCGCAGGCCGGCTGGACGGTGGAACCGCGCTTCGAGCGCCTGACGAACCTGCACGACGGCTATTTCAACGCCTGCCAGGACGGCCGCTGGGGCATCCTCGACAGCCAGGGCCAATGGCTGCGCGAACCGCTCGACCAGGCAGCCGCCGAGCGCCGCTTCGTGCAGAGCGAGGAGCTGGCGCTGGTGTTCCACGCCGAGCATGCCTGGCTTCTGCAGAAAGACGGCAGCTGCCAGCCACTGGCCGCCGAGCGCGCCCTGCAGATAGTCGACCGCTACGCCCAGTTCGGCCTCAGCGAGGTGCAGCTGGCCTGCCTGCACAACAGCGCGGGCGACCTCTGGCAAGCCCTGGACAGCCACCGTCGTGGCCTGGCCGCCCTGGACGCGCAGGACTACGAGAAGGCCCGCCCACTGCTGCTGCGGGCGGTCGAGCTGGGTAACCACGATGCGCTCAACGACCTCGGTTGTCTGCTGGGCAAGGCCGATCAGGACCACGCCAGCGCCCTCACCTATTTCCAGCGCGCCAGCGACGCCGGTTCGGCCCTGGCCGCACGCAACCTGGGTGACTGCTACCGCCATGGCCGGGGTTGCGAGACCGACCTGATGCAGGCGCGTCACTACCTGCAACTGGCTACCGCGCGTGGTCATCGTGCTGCGCATCTGGAACTGGCCATATTGCTGTTCGACCAGGAACCGCCGGTGGGCGATCCGGATCTGGCCCTGCAGCACTACCTGGAAGCCTGGCGCTTTGGCCAGCGCAACGAGAGCGACATTCAGCTGGGCTGGCTCTACGAGCAGCGCGAGGACTATGCCCAGGCCCAGCGCTATTACCAGCACGCCATCGGCCGCGGTAACAGCTACGCACACTGGCGGATGGGCCTCATGCACCTGCATGGCCTGGGCTGCCCGGCTAACCCCGACAAGGCCCGCGAACAGCTGCAGCTGGCCTGCGAAGCAGGCTTTGAACACGCCTACCTGACCCTGGCCGAATTGCTGCTGGACGATGAACACAGCCAGGAAGAGGCCCTCGATTGGCTGCACAAAGCCGTGACGGCCGAGGTGCCAGGCGCCCGCGAACTGGCCGAAGAGCTGCTCCGGCAACAGAAAAAGCCCGGCCTGCTGAGTCGGCTATTCAGCAAGCAGTAA
- the rep gene encoding DNA helicase Rep translates to MSRLNPRQQEAVNYVGGPLLVLAGAGSGKTSVITRKIAHLVQKCGIQARHIVAMTFTNKAAREMKERVGTLLKGAEARGLTVSTFHNLGMNIIRKEYAALGYKPGFSIFDDGDIKALLTDIMQKEYAGDDGADEVKNYIDSWKNELILPEEALANSRNPKEQTAAIVYLHYQRTLKAYNAVDFNDLILLPVKLFQEHKDILEKWQNRIRYLLVDEYQDTNSSQYLLVKLLVGMRNQITVVGDDDQSIYAWRGARPENLMLLKEDYPSLKVVMLEQNYRSTSRILKCANTLIANNPHVFEKQLWSDMGVGDEIRVIRTRNEDAECERVALEILTEHLRTERPYSDFAILYRGNYQAKLMELKLQHHQIPYRLSGGTSFFARQEVKDLMSYFRLLVNPDDDNAFLRVINVPRREIGSTTLEKLGNYATERKISMYAASDEIGLAEHLDSRYTERLARFKRYMDKIRELCAGNDPIGAIRSMVMDIDYENWLRQNASSDKVAEARMGNVWFLVEALKNTLDKDEDGDMTVEDAIGKLVLRDMLERQQEEEDGAEGVQMMTMHASKGLEFPSVYIIGFEEEILPHRSSIESDTIEEERRLAYVGITRAKRNLTLTFAAKRKQYGEIIDCSPSRFLDELPPEDLVWEGQEDAPVEVKAARGNDALANMRAMLKR, encoded by the coding sequence ATGTCCCGACTCAATCCCCGGCAGCAAGAAGCCGTGAACTACGTCGGCGGTCCCCTTCTGGTGCTCGCCGGCGCCGGCTCCGGCAAGACCAGCGTGATCACCCGCAAGATCGCGCACCTGGTGCAGAAGTGCGGCATCCAGGCCCGCCATATCGTCGCCATGACCTTCACCAACAAGGCCGCGCGCGAGATGAAGGAGCGTGTCGGCACCCTGCTCAAGGGCGCCGAGGCGCGCGGCCTGACCGTGTCGACCTTCCACAACCTGGGCATGAACATCATCCGCAAGGAATACGCGGCGCTGGGCTACAAGCCGGGGTTCTCGATCTTCGACGACGGCGACATCAAGGCCCTGCTGACCGACATCATGCAGAAGGAATACGCCGGCGATGATGGCGCCGACGAGGTCAAGAACTACATCGACAGCTGGAAGAACGAGCTGATCCTGCCCGAGGAGGCCCTGGCCAACTCACGCAACCCCAAGGAGCAGACCGCCGCCATCGTCTACCTGCACTACCAGCGCACACTCAAGGCGTACAACGCGGTGGACTTCAACGACCTGATTCTGCTGCCGGTGAAGCTGTTCCAGGAGCACAAGGACATCCTGGAAAAGTGGCAGAACCGCATCCGCTACCTGCTGGTCGACGAATACCAGGACACCAACTCCAGCCAGTACCTGCTGGTGAAGTTGCTGGTGGGCATGCGCAACCAGATCACCGTGGTCGGCGACGATGACCAGTCGATCTACGCCTGGCGCGGCGCGCGTCCGGAAAACCTGATGCTGCTGAAAGAGGACTACCCGTCGCTGAAGGTGGTGATGCTCGAGCAGAACTACCGCTCCACCAGCCGTATCCTCAAGTGCGCCAACACCCTGATCGCCAACAACCCGCACGTGTTTGAGAAGCAGCTGTGGTCGGACATGGGCGTAGGCGACGAGATCCGCGTGATCCGTACCCGCAACGAAGATGCCGAGTGCGAGCGAGTGGCCCTGGAAATCCTCACCGAGCACCTGCGCACCGAGCGCCCGTACAGCGACTTCGCCATCCTCTACCGTGGCAACTACCAGGCCAAGCTGATGGAGCTGAAGCTGCAGCACCATCAGATTCCCTATCGCCTGAGCGGCGGCACCAGCTTCTTCGCCCGCCAGGAGGTGAAGGACCTGATGAGCTACTTCCGCCTGCTGGTCAACCCGGACGACGACAACGCCTTCCTGCGGGTGATCAACGTGCCGCGCCGCGAGATCGGCTCGACCACCCTGGAAAAGCTCGGCAACTACGCCACCGAGCGCAAGATCAGCATGTACGCCGCCAGCGACGAGATCGGCCTGGCCGAGCACCTCGACAGCCGCTACACCGAGCGCCTGGCGCGCTTCAAGCGCTACATGGACAAGATCCGCGAGCTGTGTGCCGGCAACGACCCGATCGGCGCGATCCGCAGCATGGTGATGGACATCGACTACGAGAACTGGCTACGGCAGAACGCTTCCAGCGACAAGGTCGCCGAGGCGCGCATGGGCAACGTCTGGTTCCTGGTCGAGGCGCTGAAAAACACCCTGGACAAGGACGAAGACGGCGACATGACCGTCGAGGACGCCATCGGCAAGCTGGTGTTGCGCGACATGCTCGAGCGCCAGCAGGAGGAGGAAGACGGCGCCGAGGGCGTGCAGATGATGACCATGCACGCCTCCAAGGGCCTGGAATTCCCCTCGGTGTACATCATCGGCTTCGAGGAGGAGATCCTCCCGCACCGCTCCAGCATCGAGTCCGACACCATCGAGGAAGAGCGCCGCCTGGCTTATGTCGGCATCACCCGCGCCAAGCGCAACCTGACGCTGACCTTCGCCGCCAAGCGCAAGCAGTACGGCGAGATCATCGACTGCTCGCCGAGCCGCTTCCTCGACGAGCTGCCGCCGGAAGACCTGGTCTGGGAAGGCCAGGAAGACGCACCGGTGGAGGTCAAGGCCGCGCGCGGCAACGATGCCCTGGCTAACATGCGCGCGATGCTCAAGCGCTGA
- a CDS encoding putative bifunctional diguanylate cyclase/phosphodiesterase, translating to MSALVEPLRLVLLAEQPEWAPLLRSRLEALGSCYPLITSPTWEAASSLFDDPGTGLLLTTPACLPEPGLCPLPIVLLLDSEPEQAPEDVYDWLVRDSLSVDMLRRCLRYARERSQLQNTLQRLAEQDPLTGIANRLGFHTLLAAHLAEFHGRGLALGHLDLDNFRHANDALGHQAGDRLILQVVARLKSQLEAGDRVARLGSDEFALLIDTRRDPQRAEKIAERITEALAEPYWVDGESLLIGCSLGIAHARADAGADPLMWHAHIAMQQAKASQGCTFHVFDERTNRGARSQADLESELRRALRRDELELHYQPRLCLQSGRILGLEALVRWQHPQRGLLGPDEFVPLAEESGLIVPLGYWVISRALRDMQWLRGRGLPALHMAINLSFRQFQDSQLLATLQRLIEERGVDAQWLEFELTETAVMRRSDQVQQTMQALGRLGVRFSLDDFGTGFSSFVHLNNLPITLLKIDKSFVGGMGERAENRQLVRAMINLAHNLHLEVVAEGVENAEQLALLRQFGCDQVQGYLISKALPLADLARFLVFGVRQPLLSGLPS from the coding sequence TTGTCCGCGCTTGTCGAACCTTTGCGCCTGGTCCTGCTGGCTGAACAGCCGGAATGGGCCCCCCTGCTGCGCAGCCGACTGGAAGCGTTGGGCAGCTGTTACCCGCTGATTACTTCACCGACCTGGGAAGCCGCCAGCAGCCTGTTCGACGACCCCGGTACGGGCCTGTTGCTGACCACCCCCGCCTGCCTGCCCGAACCCGGCCTCTGCCCCCTGCCCATCGTGCTGCTGCTCGACAGCGAGCCCGAGCAGGCGCCTGAGGATGTCTACGATTGGCTGGTGCGCGACAGCCTCAGTGTCGACATGCTGCGCCGTTGCCTGCGCTATGCGCGCGAACGCAGCCAGCTGCAGAACACCCTGCAGCGCCTGGCCGAGCAGGACCCGCTGACCGGCATCGCCAATCGCCTGGGTTTCCATACCCTGCTGGCGGCGCACCTGGCCGAGTTCCATGGTCGCGGCCTGGCCCTCGGCCATCTCGATCTGGATAACTTCCGCCATGCCAACGACGCCCTCGGCCACCAGGCCGGTGATCGCCTGATCCTGCAGGTGGTGGCGCGGCTCAAGAGCCAGCTTGAGGCGGGAGACCGCGTGGCCCGTCTGGGCAGCGACGAATTTGCCCTGCTGATCGACACCCGCCGCGATCCGCAGCGGGCGGAAAAGATCGCCGAACGCATCACCGAGGCCCTGGCCGAACCCTACTGGGTGGATGGCGAGAGCCTGCTGATCGGCTGCAGCCTGGGCATCGCCCATGCCCGCGCGGACGCCGGCGCCGACCCGCTGATGTGGCACGCGCACATTGCCATGCAGCAGGCCAAGGCGTCCCAGGGCTGCACCTTTCATGTCTTTGACGAGCGCACCAACCGCGGTGCGCGCAGCCAGGCCGATCTGGAAAGCGAGTTGCGCCGCGCCCTGCGCCGGGATGAGCTGGAACTGCATTACCAGCCGCGCCTGTGCCTGCAGAGTGGACGCATCCTCGGCCTGGAGGCGCTGGTGCGCTGGCAGCATCCGCAGCGCGGCCTGCTCGGCCCGGACGAGTTCGTGCCGCTGGCCGAGGAAAGCGGGCTGATCGTGCCGCTGGGTTACTGGGTGATCTCCCGGGCCCTGCGCGATATGCAGTGGCTGCGCGGGCGCGGCCTGCCGGCGCTGCACATGGCGATCAACCTGTCGTTCCGCCAGTTTCAGGACAGCCAGTTGCTGGCTACCCTGCAGCGCCTGATCGAGGAGCGCGGGGTCGACGCCCAGTGGCTCGAATTCGAGCTGACCGAGACCGCCGTGATGCGCCGCAGCGACCAGGTGCAACAGACCATGCAGGCCCTCGGCCGCCTCGGCGTGCGCTTCTCTCTGGACGACTTCGGCACCGGCTTCTCCTCCTTCGTGCACCTGAACAACCTGCCGATCACCCTGCTGAAGATCGACAAGAGCTTCGTCGGTGGCATGGGCGAGCGCGCGGAGAACCGGCAGCTGGTGCGGGCGATGATCAACCTGGCGCACAACCTCCATCTGGAAGTGGTCGCCGAAGGCGTGGAGAACGCCGAACAGCTGGCCCTGCTGCGCCAGTTCGGTTGTGATCAGGTGCAGGGTTACCTGATCAGCAAGGCCCTGCCGCTGGCCGACCTGGCGCGCTTCCTGGTGTTCGGCGTGCGCCAGCCCCTGCTCTCCGGCTTGCCCTCGTAG
- a CDS encoding NorM family multidrug efflux MATE transporter, which produces MSSAARLELLALVRLAGPLIAAQLAHVLMVFTDTLMMGWLGPAELAAGGLGAASYSFVSIFCVGVLAAVGNLVAIRHGAEDNPGVTRLTQTGLWLAWGLALGAGLLLWNLGPLLQRFGQEPHNIAGAQQFLSTLVFALPGYLSFMALRGFTAAIGRPGPVMAISIGGAVANFALNYALIHGWFGLPPLGLAGIGLVTALVSSAMALLLAWHLTGHAVYAAYPLRRGLLKPCLAEFKELLRLGLPIGGTYAVESGLFAFAALSMGAIGSQALAAHQVAIMSVYVAFMVPVGISYATTFRIGQHFGAGRLIDARRAGRLGIALGACCMLGFALLFWLAPQWVVGLFLDLDNPDFAEIIALAVSLLAVAAWFELFDGIQTIAMGAIRGLKDGKTTFWVGLGCYWLIGAPLAWALAFPLGWGAAGVWWGLAGGLACAAIGLTLGFEWKTARLLRPQPAIAESCLS; this is translated from the coding sequence ATGTCATCCGCCGCTCGCCTGGAACTGCTTGCCCTCGTCCGCCTGGCCGGCCCGCTGATCGCCGCGCAGCTGGCGCATGTGCTGATGGTGTTCACCGATACCCTGATGATGGGCTGGCTCGGCCCGGCCGAACTGGCCGCCGGCGGCCTCGGCGCGGCCAGCTACTCGTTCGTTTCGATTTTCTGCGTCGGCGTGCTGGCCGCGGTCGGCAACCTGGTCGCCATCCGCCACGGCGCCGAAGACAACCCCGGCGTCACCCGCCTGACCCAGACCGGTTTATGGCTGGCCTGGGGCCTGGCACTGGGCGCCGGCCTGCTGCTGTGGAACCTAGGCCCGCTACTGCAACGCTTCGGTCAGGAGCCGCACAACATCGCCGGCGCCCAGCAGTTTCTCTCCACCCTGGTGTTCGCCCTGCCCGGTTACCTCAGCTTCATGGCTTTACGCGGCTTCACCGCCGCCATCGGTCGGCCGGGTCCGGTCATGGCCATCAGCATCGGCGGTGCCGTGGCCAACTTCGCCCTCAACTATGCGCTGATCCACGGCTGGTTCGGCCTGCCGCCGCTGGGCCTGGCCGGCATCGGCCTGGTCACCGCGCTGGTCAGCAGCGCCATGGCCCTGCTGCTGGCCTGGCACCTCACCGGGCATGCGGTCTACGCCGCCTACCCACTGCGCCGCGGTCTGCTCAAGCCGTGCCTGGCGGAGTTCAAGGAACTGCTGCGCCTGGGCCTGCCAATCGGCGGCACCTACGCGGTGGAGTCTGGCCTGTTCGCCTTCGCCGCCCTGAGCATGGGTGCCATCGGCAGCCAGGCGCTGGCCGCGCACCAGGTGGCAATCATGTCGGTGTACGTGGCGTTCATGGTGCCGGTGGGGATTTCCTACGCCACCACCTTCCGCATCGGCCAGCACTTCGGCGCCGGCCGCCTGATTGATGCCCGCCGCGCCGGACGCCTGGGCATCGCCCTGGGCGCCTGCTGCATGCTCGGCTTCGCCCTGCTGTTCTGGCTGGCGCCACAGTGGGTGGTGGGGCTGTTCCTCGACCTCGACAATCCGGACTTCGCCGAGATCATCGCCCTGGCCGTCAGCCTGCTGGCGGTGGCGGCCTGGTTCGAGCTGTTCGACGGTATCCAGACCATCGCCATGGGCGCCATCCGCGGCCTCAAGGACGGCAAGACCACTTTCTGGGTCGGCCTCGGCTGCTACTGGCTGATCGGCGCGCCGCTGGCCTGGGCGCTGGCCTTCCCCCTGGGCTGGGGCGCCGCAGGCGTGTGGTGGGGTCTAGCGGGCGGCCTGGCTTGCGCAGCCATCGGCCTGACCCTGGGTTTCGAGTGGAAGACTGCGCGCCTGTTGCGGCCACAACCGGCCATCGCAGAGAGCTGCCTGTCGTAG